The Xanthomonas indica genome has a segment encoding these proteins:
- the bla gene encoding class A beta-lactamase has product MLTRRRFLQGVGMGASLLAMAAVQAKTAQNPAQTLQQRLAEIERRSGGRLGVSLLDGSGATLGGQRQDERFPLCSTFKFLLAGAVLQRVDRGELALERRVPVRKADLLANAPVSERHVGGTLSVVELCRAAMIYSDNTAANLLLPLVGDPPGVTRFLRALGDTQTQLDRNEPGMNDFVAGDLRDTTTPAAMAATMRTLLLGEALQPASRQRLIAWMRDNRTGNDCLRAGLPAGWRIGDKTGSNGTDTRNDIAIVWAPGRATPLLLTAYLNGATVDSAGRDAALKAVAQAVVASLPAQAPRAA; this is encoded by the coding sequence ATGCTGACGAGACGACGGTTCCTGCAGGGCGTGGGCATGGGCGCGAGCCTGCTGGCGATGGCTGCGGTACAGGCGAAAACGGCGCAAAACCCAGCGCAAACGCTGCAGCAGCGGCTGGCCGAGATCGAGCGCCGCAGCGGCGGCCGGCTCGGCGTGAGCCTGCTCGACGGCAGCGGCGCGACGCTCGGCGGACAGCGCCAGGACGAGCGCTTCCCGCTGTGCAGTACCTTCAAATTTCTATTGGCGGGGGCGGTGCTGCAGCGGGTCGATCGCGGCGAACTGGCCCTGGAGCGGCGCGTGCCGGTGCGCAAGGCGGATCTGCTGGCGAATGCGCCGGTGTCCGAGCGCCATGTCGGCGGCACGCTCAGCGTGGTCGAGCTGTGCCGCGCGGCGATGATCTACAGCGACAACACCGCCGCCAACCTGCTGCTGCCGCTGGTCGGCGACCCGCCCGGCGTGACCCGCTTCCTGCGTGCGCTGGGCGATACGCAGACCCAGCTGGACCGCAACGAGCCGGGCATGAACGATTTCGTCGCCGGCGATCTGCGCGACACCACCACGCCCGCTGCGATGGCCGCGACGATGCGCACCCTGCTGCTCGGCGAGGCGCTGCAGCCCGCGTCGCGGCAGCGCCTGATCGCCTGGATGCGCGACAACCGCACCGGCAACGACTGCTTGCGTGCCGGCTTGCCGGCGGGCTGGCGTATCGGCGACAAGACCGGCAGCAACGGCACCGATACCCGCAACGATATCGCCATCGTGTGGGCGCCGGGGCGGGCCACGCCGCTGCTGCTGACGGCGTATCTCAACGGCGCCACGGTCGACAGCGCCGGTCGCGATGCTGCGCTCAAGGCGGTGGCGCAGGCGGTCGTGGCCTCGCTGCCGGCGCAGGCGCCACGCGCCGCCTAG
- a CDS encoding alpha/beta hydrolase, whose product MAIALGLFAHAAQARVWEPTPGHVQVPIWPGAVPDAVPHPKPESAGPGARIDNVSRPTMTVYPAQGHNTGAAVVVFPGGGYQMLAMDLEGTEICDWLVSRGITCVLLKYRVPNSGPTWVDDRRYYPKVQTALQDAQRALGLVRQQAATWGVDPHKIGVMGFSAGGHLVAAVSTHFAQRTYPLVDAADRVSCRPDFAIAVYPGHLWVHEDEDADTRDFTDLALRPDIRVVADTPPTFLLQAQDDYVDGISQVLAYFVALNHADVPTEMHIYAKGGHAFGLRAKNLPIAQWPQLVETWLRTIGVLESRIRD is encoded by the coding sequence TTGGCCATCGCCCTCGGTCTGTTTGCCCACGCCGCGCAGGCGCGGGTCTGGGAGCCCACGCCGGGCCACGTGCAGGTGCCGATCTGGCCCGGCGCGGTGCCGGATGCAGTGCCGCATCCGAAGCCGGAATCGGCCGGACCCGGAGCCAGGATCGACAACGTCAGCCGGCCGACCATGACCGTGTACCCGGCGCAGGGCCACAACACCGGCGCCGCGGTGGTGGTGTTTCCTGGCGGCGGCTACCAGATGCTGGCGATGGACCTGGAGGGCACGGAGATCTGCGACTGGCTGGTCTCGCGCGGCATCACCTGCGTGTTGCTGAAGTACCGCGTGCCGAACTCGGGTCCGACCTGGGTCGACGACCGCCGCTACTACCCCAAGGTGCAGACCGCACTGCAGGACGCGCAGCGCGCGCTGGGCCTGGTGCGCCAGCAGGCCGCGACCTGGGGCGTGGACCCGCACAAGATCGGGGTGATGGGCTTTTCCGCCGGCGGCCACCTGGTGGCCGCGGTGAGCACGCACTTCGCCCAGCGCACCTACCCGCTGGTGGATGCCGCCGATCGCGTCAGCTGCCGCCCGGACTTCGCCATCGCCGTGTATCCGGGCCATCTGTGGGTGCACGAGGACGAGGACGCCGACACCCGCGATTTCACCGATCTGGCCTTGCGTCCGGACATCCGCGTGGTCGCCGACACCCCGCCGACCTTCCTGCTGCAGGCCCAGGACGACTATGTGGACGGCATCTCGCAGGTGCTGGCGTACTTCGTCGCGCTCAACCACGCCGACGTGCCGACGGAAATGCATATCTACGCCAAGGGCGGCCATGCCTTCGGCCTGCGCGCCAAGAACCTGCCGATCGCGCAGTGGCCGCAGCTGGTGGAGACCTGGCTGCGGACGATCGGGGTGCTTGAGAGCCGGATTAGGGATTAG